A single genomic interval of Mucilaginibacter robiniae harbors:
- a CDS encoding carbon-nitrogen hydrolase family protein, translating into MKIALASPPIPKSINEGLYWLEKLVEEAAEAKAEIICFPESYLPGYPGMEYPAQDRSPESLQTALDQVCAIAAKNAIAIIVPMDWHSPAGLLNIAHVVSAQGEVLGYQTKNQLDPSEDDIWVPGTTRRLFEVNGIKFGITICHEGFRYPESVRWAAQQGAKIVFHPHFGGSDVSGVQPTEWGSKSNPYYEKAQMLRAMENTIYFASSNYASRYPDSASALIAPDGTCVAHQPYGQAGVVIADIDPDLATGFLAKRFKNQLYA; encoded by the coding sequence ATGAAAATAGCATTAGCATCTCCTCCAATTCCGAAATCCATTAATGAGGGTTTGTACTGGCTTGAAAAGCTGGTTGAAGAAGCGGCTGAGGCAAAGGCTGAAATTATATGTTTTCCCGAATCATACTTGCCGGGTTATCCCGGAATGGAATACCCGGCTCAGGACCGCTCACCGGAGAGTTTACAAACTGCTCTAGATCAAGTATGTGCTATAGCTGCTAAAAATGCTATAGCTATCATTGTCCCCATGGATTGGCACAGCCCTGCAGGATTATTAAATATAGCTCATGTGGTATCTGCCCAAGGAGAGGTGTTGGGCTATCAAACCAAAAACCAGTTAGACCCAAGTGAAGATGACATTTGGGTGCCGGGTACAACACGCAGGTTGTTTGAAGTGAACGGTATAAAGTTCGGCATTACGATATGTCATGAAGGATTCAGGTACCCGGAATCGGTACGATGGGCGGCACAACAAGGTGCTAAAATTGTTTTTCATCCGCATTTTGGTGGTAGTGATGTGAGTGGTGTTCAGCCAACCGAGTGGGGAAGTAAAAGCAACCCTTACTATGAAAAAGCACAGATGTTGCGGGCTATGGAAAATACCATCTATTTTGCAAGCTCCAATTACGCCTCCCGCTACCCCGATTCGGCCAGTGCATTGATTGCTCCGGATGGTACCTGTGTAGCTCATCAGCCTTACGGACAAGCCGGAGTAGTAATAGCCGATATTGACCCCGACTTAGCTACTGGCTTTTTAGCCAAGCGGTTTAAAAACCAGCTTTATGCCTGA